One window from the genome of Lynx canadensis isolate LIC74 chromosome E3, mLynCan4.pri.v2, whole genome shotgun sequence encodes:
- the LOC115504315 gene encoding uncharacterized protein LOC115504315 isoform X1 codes for MLDPREKKEPLEDQLRGETGSKDQKSQQRPASPSRRPDSDLEVSVLGSPAPQPGPRPSGLEAAEGGASSATQQRGRCSNTGEQDLVWAHNRKQLRGLLPGLRWRLGWPLALHTLGSTLRAPRPLLGQRSRGLGTLWGQGQAQRQLLLPVLLPRERRLTSTDSLFPLPERPPEAGETASRPGL; via the exons ATGCTGGACCCCAGAGAGAAG AAAGAGCCGCTGGAGGACCAGCTTCGCGGGGAGACTGGATCAAAGGACCAGAAGTCTCAGCAGCGGCCTGCTTCCCCCAGCAGGCGGCCAGACAGTGACCTAGAGGTTTCAGTTCTCGGTTCTCCTGCCCCACAGCCGGGTCCCAG GCCCTCAGGATTGGAGGCTGCAGAGGGTGGGGCTAGCTCGGCCACACAGCAGCGGGGACGATGCAGCAACACGGGTGAGCAGGACTTGGTCTGGGCCCACAACAGGAAGCAGCTGAGGGGCCTTCTGCCTGGGCTCCGCTGGCGGCTCGGGTGGCCCTTAGCCCTGCACACCTTAGGAAGCACCCTCCGTGCCCCTCGGCCTCTGCTTGGACAGAGGTCCCGGGGGCTTGGGACTCTCTGGGGACAGGGACAAGCTCAAAGGCAGCTGCTCCTGCCGGTGCTGCTCCCAAGGGAACGGAGGTTGACTTCCACAGACAGTCTGTTCCCCTTGCCTGAAAGGCCCCCCGAAGCGGGGGAGACTGCCTCCCGGCCTGGGCTCTGA
- the LOC115504315 gene encoding uncharacterized protein LOC115504315 isoform X3, translating to MSGIHKCWTPERRRPDSDLEVSVLGSPAPQPGPRPSGLEAAEGGASSATQQRGRCSNTGEQDLVWAHNRKQLRGLLPGLRWRLGWPLALHTLGSTLRAPRPLLGQRSRGLGTLWGQGQAQRQLLLPVLLPRERRLTSTDSLFPLPERPPEAGETASRPGL from the exons ATGTCAGGCATCCACAAATGCTGGACCCCAGAGAGAAG GCGGCCAGACAGTGACCTAGAGGTTTCAGTTCTCGGTTCTCCTGCCCCACAGCCGGGTCCCAG GCCCTCAGGATTGGAGGCTGCAGAGGGTGGGGCTAGCTCGGCCACACAGCAGCGGGGACGATGCAGCAACACGGGTGAGCAGGACTTGGTCTGGGCCCACAACAGGAAGCAGCTGAGGGGCCTTCTGCCTGGGCTCCGCTGGCGGCTCGGGTGGCCCTTAGCCCTGCACACCTTAGGAAGCACCCTCCGTGCCCCTCGGCCTCTGCTTGGACAGAGGTCCCGGGGGCTTGGGACTCTCTGGGGACAGGGACAAGCTCAAAGGCAGCTGCTCCTGCCGGTGCTGCTCCCAAGGGAACGGAGGTTGACTTCCACAGACAGTCTGTTCCCCTTGCCTGAAAGGCCCCCCGAAGCGGGGGAGACTGCCTCCCGGCCTGGGCTCTGA
- the LOC115504315 gene encoding translation initiation factor IF-2-like isoform X2 translates to MLDPREKKEPLEDQLRGETGSKDQKSQQRPASPSRRPDSDLEVSVLGSPAPQPGPRPPGRCLQSYGGPRGSSAAGFWEGTSPRQQLDQSRAWTTQPGHNPPGGGRARAEEGAGPVVTGTPALMPEACRMHSQPSHHKAWGASDCCRCTTWTERLLGTRKAS, encoded by the exons ATGCTGGACCCCAGAGAGAAG AAAGAGCCGCTGGAGGACCAGCTTCGCGGGGAGACTGGATCAAAGGACCAGAAGTCTCAGCAGCGGCCTGCTTCCCCCAGCAGGCGGCCAGACAGTGACCTAGAGGTTTCAGTTCTCGGTTCTCCTGCCCCACAGCCGGGTCCCAG gcctccaGGGAGATGTCTCCAGAGCTACGGTGGCCCCCGGGGCTCGAGTGCCGCGGGCTTCTGGGAAGGGACCTCACCAAGGCAGCAGCTGGACCAAAGCAGAGCTTGGACGACTCAGCCCGGCCATAACCCTCCGGGAGGTGGGAGAGCTAGAGCGGAGGAAGGAGCAGGTCCTGTGGTGACAGGGACCCCAGCGCTGATGCCAGAGGCATGCCGTATGCACTCACAACCCTCTCACCACAAGGCCTGGGGAGCCAGCGACTGCTGCCGGTGCACGACATGGACTGAGAGGCTCCTGGGGACAAG aaaagcaagctag